One genomic window of Mercenaria mercenaria strain notata chromosome 2, MADL_Memer_1, whole genome shotgun sequence includes the following:
- the LOC123564204 gene encoding uncharacterized protein LOC123564204 — protein MMKTLKRFTNVANPYKISFLEQFDGEYGNVYNGLGTKRFLFVRNPYDRLLSGYVDKLLAPNPVYWKLIGIPAIKHSRANPSQKSLLCGHDLTFKEYIKYVIFALGGGSGSRNRRKSRRRVGVGHDLHFATLTEVSKPCHIKYDFVGKMETFAADSIELVRQLNLSETEQILTLNGSEMAADDAIQDTTYQPFHTAFRSDMLKCMTPLEALNRSWQKLQIRGLIGNHDLEMTAKGVEELSYSDFLHMARTARNASTKKRRRKLKKSFYNQFYESIPAEMLQNLTVVYKDDFELFGYNSKPTQLFHNT, from the coding sequence atgatgaaaacgTTGAAACGCTTCACAAATGTAGCAAATCCTTACAAAATAAGTTTCTTGGAACAGTTTGATGGAGAATACGGAAATGTTTATAATGGATTAGGAACTAAAAGGTTTTTATTTGTCAGAAATCCATATGATCGCTTATTGTCGGGGTATGTGGATAAGCTTTTAGCGCCAAATCCTGTCTACTGGAAATTAATAGGAATTCCCGCCATAAAACATTCCAGAGCAAACCCCTCCCAGAAAAGCCTTTTATGTGGACATGACCTGACATTCAaagaatatatcaaatatgtgATATTTGCACTTGGAGGTGGGTCAGGGAGCCGAAATCGCCGGAAGAGCAGGAGACGGGTTGGTGTCGGCCATGATTTGCACTTTGCCACTTTGACAGAGGTTTCTAAACCTTGTCATATAAAATACGACTTTGTCGGAAAGATGGAAACATTTGCTGCTGATTCCATCGAGTTGGTCCGTCAGTTGAATTTATCTGAAACAGAACAAATTTTGACTTTAAATGGAAGTGAAATGGCTGCAGATGACGCCATCCAAGATACAACATATCAGCCCTTTCACACAGCGTTCCGTTCTGACATGTTGAAATGTATGACCCCGCTAGAAGCGCTAAACAGATCATGGCAAAAACTTCAGATACGGGGTCTAATTGGTAATCATGATTTAGAAATGACTGCTAAAGGGGTAGAAGAACTGAGCTATTCAGACTTCCTACACATGGCACGTACTGCAAGAAATGCATCTACCAAAAAACGTcgccgaaaattaaaaaaatcattttacaatcaGTTCTATGAGTCTATTCCTGCTGAAATGCTGCAGAATCTTACTGTGGTGTACAAAGATGATTTTGAACTGTTTGGTTATAACTCTAAACCTACGCAATTATTCCATAACACCTGA